A stretch of DNA from Microbacterium sp. LWS13-1.2:
CCGAGGGGTAGTCGAGGTTCGGGTAGATGCCCTTGCGGTTCACGAACTCGCTCTCGAGCGCGTCGTAGAGCGACGCCACGTCTGGGCGCCCGTAGTGCGCGACGAGGGTGTCGAGGGCGGCCTTCATCGTGGGTACGCGCGAGTCGCCGCGCTTGTACACGCGGTGGCCGAAGCCCATGATCTTGCGCTTGTGCGCGAGCGCCTCGTCGAGCCACGGCACGACGTTGTCCGCCTCCCCGATCTCGTCGAAGATGTGCAGCACGGCCTCGTTCGCGCCGCCGTGCAGCGGCCCCTTGAGAGCACCGATCGCGGCGACGATCGCCGAGTACAGGTCGCTGAGAGTGGACGTGACCACGCGCGCCGTGAAGGTGGAGGCGTTGAAGGAGTGCTCGGCGTACAGGATCATCGAGCGGTTGAACGCGTCGACGACCACCTCGTCGGGCTCCTCGCCGAAGGTCAGCCACAGGAAGTTCGCCGCATAGTCGAGGTCGTCGCGGGCGTCAACGGGCTCGAGTCCGCGGCGGCGCCGCTGGCCGTACGCCACGATCGCGGGCAGCTCGCCGAAGAGCCGGATGCTGCGCTCGAGGTTCTGCTCGTGGGTGCCTACGGCATCCATCACGTTCGAGATGCCGGCGGTCTCGCGCGCGCCGATGACGCTGACCGCCGTGCGCACCTCGTCCATCGGGTGCGCGTCGAGCGGGAGGAGGTCGATCGCAGCCTTGACATCTGTCTGGAGCGCGCGGTTCTTGCGCTCGGTCGCACGCAGGGCGGCGAGCTGCTCGTGCGAGGGCAGCTCGCCGTGCCACAGCAGGTGGGCCACGGCTTCGAACGACTGGGTGGCCGCGAGCTCCTGCACCGGGTACCCCCGATACAGCAGGCTGTTGGTCTCAGGATTGACCTTGCTGACGCCGGTGTAATCCACCACCACGCCGGCCAGTCCCTTCTTGATGTCGGTGTCGGTCATTTCTCTCTCCTTCGAGTGGTGTCCCAGCCCGCTGACTTGCCCGTTTCCCCGGGTTCTTCGTGCGCGAAACGCGGAGAAACGGGCAAGCCACGGGAGCGTCGCGGGTCAGCGGGTGATCTGGAAATTGAAGACGGTCGTGTCGAAGTGGTTGTAGTGCTCGTAATCGATGAGGTCGTACAGGTCGGCACGGTGCTGCATCTCGTCGAGCCTGCCACGGAGGTGACCCTTCGTGTCGAGGTCGTCGAGGGCACGGCCGGCCGCACCCATCGCCATCCGCAGCAGCGACACCGGCCAGATCACGATGTCGATGCCGGCGCTCTGCAGCTGCTGAGTGGAGAACAGCTCCGACTTGCCGAACTCCGTCATGTTGGCCAGCAGCGGCACGTCGAGCGCGGCCCGCATCGCCTCGAACTCTCCGAGGTCTCGCATCGCCTCGGGGAAGATCGCGTCGGCGCCGGCATCCACCAGCGCTTTCGCGCGGTCGATCGCGGCATCCATCCCCTCTACAGCGCGGATGTCGGTACGCGCCATGATCAGGAAGTTGGGGTCGCGCCGGGCGTCGACGGCGGCGCGGATGCGTTTGATCGCCGTGTCCTCGTCGACCACCGCCTTGCCGTCGAGATGACCGCACCGCTTCGGGTTGATCTGATCCTCGATGTGCGCGCCGGCGAGCCCGGCATCCTCGAGGGTCTGGATGGTGCGGGCGACGTTCATCGGCTCGCCGAACCCCGTGTCGGCGTCGATGATCGCCGGGAGGTCGGTCAGGCGCGCGATCTGCTGACCGCGACCGGCCACCTCGGTCAGGGTCGTGAGGCCGATGTCGGGGAGCCCCAGGTCGGCGGCTAGGACGGCGCCCGAGATGTAGACGCCCTCGAACCCCTTGCGCTCGATGAGCCGGGCGGAGAGCGGGTTGAAGGCGCCCGGGAAGCGCAGGAGCTCGCCCGAGCCGAGCCGCTCGCGGAACAGGCGGCGCTTCTCGGCCGCGGGAGTCGTGCTGTACAGCATCAGAAGAGTCCTCTCGGGGACGGGGCCGCCCGGAGCACGCCGGCCTTTGCGACGATGTTGAGCTCGCGCACCTCGTCGGCGTTGAGCTCGGGAAGCCGTTCGGCGAGCGCGAGGAAGCGCTCGATCTCCTCGGGCGCGAGCACGGGGTCGGCCAGCAGGCGGAACTTGCGCACGTAGTCGGCTCGCGCGAAGGGTCGCGCGCCGAGCGGGTGGGCGTCGGCGACCGCGATCTCGTCCTCGATCGTGGATCCGTCGGTCAGGGTGATAACCACGCGCCCGCCGAAGGCCTTCTCGTCGGGATCCTCCGAGTGGTAGCGGCGGGTCCACTCCGCGTCCTCGGCCGTCGTGATGCTCCGCCACAGCGCGACGGTGTCGGCGCGGCCCGCGCGCTCGGGCGCGTACGCGTCGACGTGGTGCCACGTGCCGTCTTGCAGCGCGACGGCGAAGATGTAGGGGATCGAGTGGTCGAGCGTCTCGCGAGACGCGTTCGGGTCGTACTTCTGCGGGTCGTTCGCACCCGAGCCGATCACGACGTGAGTGTGGTTGCTCGTGTGCAGCACGATCGATGCGACGTTCGCGGGATCGCGCAGCTGCGGATGCTGCGTGCCCAGCTTGCGCGCGAGGTCGATCCACGCCTGCGCCTGGTACTCCGCCGAGTGCTCCTTCGTGTACGAGTCGAGGATGCCGCGCTTGGGCTCGCCCGGCGCGGGAAGCGGCACGTCGTACGAGCCGTCCTTGCCGTCCAGCATCCACGCGATCACGCCATCCTCGCCCTCGTAGATCGGGGACGGGCTGGTCTCGCCGCGCATCGCGCGGTCGACCGCCTCGACCGCCATCTTGCCCGCGAACGCCGGCGCGTGGGCCTTCCACGTCGAGATCTCGCCCTTGCGGGACTGCCGGGTGGCGGTGGTCGTGTGCAGTGCCTGCCCGACGGCCTGGTAGATGGTCTCGATGTCGAGGCCGAGCAGGGTGCCGATGCCCGCGGCCGCCGAGGGGCCGAGGTGCGCGACGTGGTCGATCTTGTGCTTGTGCAGCGAGATGGCGCGCACGAGGTCGATCTGGATCTCGTACCCGGTGGCGATGCCCCGCACGAGCGCCGCGCCGTCGCGACCGGTGTGCTGGGCCACCGCGAGGATCGGTGGGATGTTGTCGCCGGGGTGGGAGTACTCCGCGGCGAGGAAGGTGTCGTGGTAATCGAGCTCGCGCACGGCGACGCCGTTGGCCCAGGCAGCCCACTCGGGGCTCGAGACCCTGTCGTTCGCGCAGCCGAACACCGTCGACCCGCCGCCGTTGGCCGACACCGGGTGGTCGAGGGCCTGCGCGCGCGCGGAGCTCACGGGCCGCCGGGTGAGGGAGGCGGCCGCGACTGCCGCGTTGTCGATCACGCGGTTGATGATCATGTCGGCAACGTCGGCCTGAACCTCCACGGGGTCGACGGCGACCTCGGCGATCTTCCACGCCAGCTGTTCGGAGCGGGCGAGATTCTCGTCGCTGCGGTGAACGCGGACGTGGGTGGGAACGGTCAT
This window harbors:
- a CDS encoding bifunctional 2-methylcitrate synthase/citrate synthase, whose product is MTDTDIKKGLAGVVVDYTGVSKVNPETNSLLYRGYPVQELAATQSFEAVAHLLWHGELPSHEQLAALRATERKNRALQTDVKAAIDLLPLDAHPMDEVRTAVSVIGARETAGISNVMDAVGTHEQNLERSIRLFGELPAIVAYGQRRRRGLEPVDARDDLDYAANFLWLTFGEEPDEVVVDAFNRSMILYAEHSFNASTFTARVVTSTLSDLYSAIVAAIGALKGPLHGGANEAVLHIFDEIGEADNVVPWLDEALAHKRKIMGFGHRVYKRGDSRVPTMKAALDTLVAHYGRPDVASLYDALESEFVNRKGIYPNLDYPSGPAYNLIGFDTLTFTPLFVASRVTGWTAHIMEQQASNALIRPLSAYNGPDERHIEGYFPDTAALEVAERAEEAAG
- the prpB gene encoding methylisocitrate lyase, which translates into the protein MLYSTTPAAEKRRLFRERLGSGELLRFPGAFNPLSARLIERKGFEGVYISGAVLAADLGLPDIGLTTLTEVAGRGQQIARLTDLPAIIDADTGFGEPMNVARTIQTLEDAGLAGAHIEDQINPKRCGHLDGKAVVDEDTAIKRIRAAVDARRDPNFLIMARTDIRAVEGMDAAIDRAKALVDAGADAIFPEAMRDLGEFEAMRAALDVPLLANMTEFGKSELFSTQQLQSAGIDIVIWPVSLLRMAMGAAGRALDDLDTKGHLRGRLDEMQHRADLYDLIDYEHYNHFDTTVFNFQITR
- a CDS encoding MmgE/PrpD family protein, encoding MTVPTHVRVHRSDENLARSEQLAWKIAEVAVDPVEVQADVADMIINRVIDNAAVAAASLTRRPVSSARAQALDHPVSANGGGSTVFGCANDRVSSPEWAAWANGVAVRELDYHDTFLAAEYSHPGDNIPPILAVAQHTGRDGAALVRGIATGYEIQIDLVRAISLHKHKIDHVAHLGPSAAAGIGTLLGLDIETIYQAVGQALHTTTATRQSRKGEISTWKAHAPAFAGKMAVEAVDRAMRGETSPSPIYEGEDGVIAWMLDGKDGSYDVPLPAPGEPKRGILDSYTKEHSAEYQAQAWIDLARKLGTQHPQLRDPANVASIVLHTSNHTHVVIGSGANDPQKYDPNASRETLDHSIPYIFAVALQDGTWHHVDAYAPERAGRADTVALWRSITTAEDAEWTRRYHSEDPDEKAFGGRVVITLTDGSTIEDEIAVADAHPLGARPFARADYVRKFRLLADPVLAPEEIERFLALAERLPELNADEVRELNIVAKAGVLRAAPSPRGLF